A section of the Ranitomeya imitator isolate aRanImi1 chromosome 7, aRanImi1.pri, whole genome shotgun sequence genome encodes:
- the NUDT9 gene encoding ADP-ribose pyrophosphatase, mitochondrial isoform X1 has product MSSRLLPACASQLLQAGCVVFGLRAQHLLLPTNHSAPGSVLLSYWYSSRPPAMATHVKALTSPYPGSKVERRPVPQEKVSWSVEWPEYQPVEYTAPSVLAQPPWADLPQSNEDFCPKYNALDGQVERTSFEGTYEVIDGWPRNPMGRTGIIGRGLLGRWGPNHAADPIITRWKRSTAGEKMQYSETGKPVLQFVSIQRKDCGQWAIPGGMVDPGELVTATLRREFCEEALNSLESCGEEPDTEQRIQSLFSQEHLPVYRGYVDDPRNTDNAWMETQAVNYHDETGHILDRLALQAGDDAGKVQWVDVSGSCSLYANHAQFLQIVAEKRGAHW; this is encoded by the exons atgTCGTCCCGACTACTACCTGCTTGCGCCAGTCAGCTGCTCCAGGCCGGGTGCGTTGTGTTCGGGCTCCGCGCTCAGCACCTGCTACTCCCGACCAATCACAGCGCTCCTGGCAG TGTCCTGTTGTCATACTGGTACAGCAGCCGTCCGCCAGCGATGGCGACTCACGTCAAGGCGTTGACCTCCCCGTACCCAGGCTCCAAGGTGGAGAGGAGGCCGGTTCCCCAGGAGAAGGTCAGCTGGTCTGTAGAGTGGCCGGAGTATCAGCCCGTAGAATACACTGCCCCCTCCGTTCTCGCCCAACCTCCCTGGGCCGACCTTCCACAAAG CAATGAAGACTTCTGCCCCAAGTACAACGCTCTCGACGGACAAGTAGAGAGAACCAGTTTTGAAGGGACGTACGAAGTAATAGACGGATGGCCGAG GAACCCCATGGGGCGCACAGGGATAATAGGGAGAGGACTTTTGGGGCGATGGGGACCTAACCATGCAGCAGACCCCATCATAACCAG GTGGAAACGATCTACTGCAGGGGAGAAGATGCAGTATTCCGAGACTGGGAAACCTGTATTACAGTTTGTATCAATACAGAGGAAGGACTGCGGCCAGTGGGCGATCCCGGGG GGGATGGTGGATCCGGGGGAGCTGGTGACGGCGACGCTGCGCAGGGAGTTCTGTGAGGAAGCGTTGAACTCTCTGGAGAGCTGTGGAGAAGAGCCGGACACAGAGCAGAGGATCCAGAGCCTCTTCTCTCAGGAGCACTTGCCG GTGTACAGGGGCTACGTGGACGACCCTCGTAACACGGACAAcgcctggatggagacgcaggctgTGAATTACCACGATGAGACAG GGCACATCCTGGACCGGTTGGCCTTACAGGCCGGGGACGACGCGGGCAAGGTGCAGTGGGTGGACGTCAGCGGCAGCTGCAGCCTCTACGCCAACCATGCCCAGTTCCTGCAGATAGTGGCAGAGAAGAGGGGCGCCCACTGGTAG
- the NUDT9 gene encoding ADP-ribose pyrophosphatase, mitochondrial isoform X2: MPGSALTRVVTAASVTAALVSVLLSYWYSSRPPAMATHVKALTSPYPGSKVERRPVPQEKVSWSVEWPEYQPVEYTAPSVLAQPPWADLPQSNEDFCPKYNALDGQVERTSFEGTYEVIDGWPRNPMGRTGIIGRGLLGRWGPNHAADPIITRWKRSTAGEKMQYSETGKPVLQFVSIQRKDCGQWAIPGGMVDPGELVTATLRREFCEEALNSLESCGEEPDTEQRIQSLFSQEHLPVYRGYVDDPRNTDNAWMETQAVNYHDETGHILDRLALQAGDDAGKVQWVDVSGSCSLYANHAQFLQIVAEKRGAHW, from the exons ATGCCGGGTAGCGCCCTGACTCGAGTTGTTACCGCGGCCTCCGTCACCGCTGCGCTCGTCAG TGTCCTGTTGTCATACTGGTACAGCAGCCGTCCGCCAGCGATGGCGACTCACGTCAAGGCGTTGACCTCCCCGTACCCAGGCTCCAAGGTGGAGAGGAGGCCGGTTCCCCAGGAGAAGGTCAGCTGGTCTGTAGAGTGGCCGGAGTATCAGCCCGTAGAATACACTGCCCCCTCCGTTCTCGCCCAACCTCCCTGGGCCGACCTTCCACAAAG CAATGAAGACTTCTGCCCCAAGTACAACGCTCTCGACGGACAAGTAGAGAGAACCAGTTTTGAAGGGACGTACGAAGTAATAGACGGATGGCCGAG GAACCCCATGGGGCGCACAGGGATAATAGGGAGAGGACTTTTGGGGCGATGGGGACCTAACCATGCAGCAGACCCCATCATAACCAG GTGGAAACGATCTACTGCAGGGGAGAAGATGCAGTATTCCGAGACTGGGAAACCTGTATTACAGTTTGTATCAATACAGAGGAAGGACTGCGGCCAGTGGGCGATCCCGGGG GGGATGGTGGATCCGGGGGAGCTGGTGACGGCGACGCTGCGCAGGGAGTTCTGTGAGGAAGCGTTGAACTCTCTGGAGAGCTGTGGAGAAGAGCCGGACACAGAGCAGAGGATCCAGAGCCTCTTCTCTCAGGAGCACTTGCCG GTGTACAGGGGCTACGTGGACGACCCTCGTAACACGGACAAcgcctggatggagacgcaggctgTGAATTACCACGATGAGACAG GGCACATCCTGGACCGGTTGGCCTTACAGGCCGGGGACGACGCGGGCAAGGTGCAGTGGGTGGACGTCAGCGGCAGCTGCAGCCTCTACGCCAACCATGCCCAGTTCCTGCAGATAGTGGCAGAGAAGAGGGGCGCCCACTGGTAG
- the GDPD3 gene encoding lysophospholipase D GDPD3, translating into MVRSLYYLVPVLGGYAATSYYLLKNPHILQKRKRLAFHCRHISHRGGAGEKIENTMEAFDNAVTHHTDLLELDCHMTKDGRVVVSHDGNLLRQTGHDVNIKDVRYEELPPYHEHLEVTFFPGHISSGADHSIPLLEEVFRRHPDKPINVEIKEDSDELIRKVSELVKKYQRTERTIWASTSDKVMKKCRKENPEMPFMFTPRRGVILLLLYYTGLLPFVDLPESVVETYMPSLINRTYFPSHSLMRSRFLVYLQDKLIMRKSLFQHLQARGIQVYLWVLNQDSDFRRALDCGVTGVMTDYPSKLHTFLQEYDGEQRTRGAEAPATSSGGEQQHM; encoded by the exons ATGGTGCGCTCCTTATATTACCTGGTGCCAGTCCTGGGGGGCTACGCTGCCACCTCCTATTACTTACTGAAGAATCCCCACATCCTGCAGAAGAGGAAGAGACTGGCCTTCCACTGCCGCCACATCTCCCACCGAGGGG GAGCCGGAGAGAAGATAGAAAACACCATGGAGGCATTTGATAA CGCTGTCACCCatcacaccgacctcctggagttgGACTGCCACATGACTAAAGACGGACGTGTCGTGGTGTCACATGACGGCAATTTATTACGGCAAACAGGACACGATGTGAACATAAAGGACGTGAGATACGAG GAGCTGCCGCCTTATCACGAGCATCTGGAGGTCACCTTCTTCCCAG GTCACATCTCGTCAGGCGCAGACCACAGTATCCCTCTGCTGGAGGAGGTCTTCAGGAGACATCCGGATAAACCCATCAATGTGGAGATCAAGGAGGACAGCGATGAACTGATAAGAAAG GTGTCGGAGCTTGTGAAGAAATACCAGCGCACGGAGAGAACTATCTGGGCCAGCACCAGTGACAAGGTCATGAAGAAATGTCGGAAGGAG AACCCAGAGATGCCGTTCATGTTCACCCCCCGCCGCGgcgtcatcctcctcctcctctattacACGGGGCTGCTGCCGTTCGTGGATTTGCCAGAGTCAGTGGTGGAAACGTACATGCCGTCCCTTATAAACAG GACGTATTTTCCCAGTCACTCTCTGATGAGGAGCCGCTTTCTGGTTTATCTACAGGACAA ACTAATAATGAGGAAGAGTCTATTCCAGCACCTCCAGGCCAGAGGCATCCAG GTTTACCTTTGGGTACTGAACCAGGACTCTGATTTCCGGCGAGCCTTGGACTGTGGGGTCACCGGGGTCATGACCGATTACCCCTCGAAGCTTCACACCTTCCTGCAGGAATATGATGGGGAGCAGAGGACTCGGGGGGCTGAGGCCCCGGCCACCTCTTCGGGAGGGGAGCAGCAGCACATGTGA